The following are from one region of the Anomaloglossus baeobatrachus isolate aAnoBae1 chromosome 1, aAnoBae1.hap1, whole genome shotgun sequence genome:
- the C1H18orf32 gene encoding UPF0729 protein C18orf32 homolog → MVCIPCIVIPVLLWVYKKFLEPIIYPVISPFINRLWPRKAVQSDPGSASKSNTESNGGTKLECNGAANESAVQEQNGTANKKTD, encoded by the exons ATGGTGTGCATCCCTTGCATCGTCATTCCCGTCCTCCTATGGGTCTACAAGAAGTTCCTGGAGCCCATCATCTACCCCGTCATCTCCCCTTTTATCAACCGACTGTGGCCAAGGAAAGCGGTGCAGAGCGACCCGGGCTCAGCGAGCAAGAGCAACACAGAAAGCAACGGCGGCACAAAG CTGGAGTGTAATGGGGCAGCGAATGAAAGCGCCGTTCAAGAACAGAATGGGACCGCGAATAAAAAGACGGACTGA